One window from the genome of Mucilaginibacter ginsenosidivorans encodes:
- a CDS encoding M3 family oligoendopeptidase, which produces MIYKKSRKYIPENLDIKWENLEHLFKELTARPINSVEELEHWLQDRSELEAAIEEDFAWRYIRMTCDTANEELLQKFQYFATEIEPKIAPYSNELNKKLVGSDYADQLDKEKYFIYLRGVKKALELFREENIPIFTEIQVEQQKYQSITGSMSVHIDDKEFTLEQAAVSMKDTDRGKRQEAWEKITARRLQDKDQLNSLFNHLRALRHKVALNAGFENFRDYMFQALGRFDYTPQDCYAFHEAIQKEIVPILHEQAEKRKTALGLDKLEPWDLDVDISGKAALKPFKDGNDLVEKSIQCFSNINRYLGERLEIMKDNQLFDVESRKGKAPGGYNYPLAETGAPFIFMNSANTFRDLTTMVHEGGHAVHTFLTADLELNDFKHCPSEVAELASMSMELISMDNWNVYFDNEEELKRAKRDQLFDVLKTLPWVAVVDQYQHWIYTNPDHTDEERTEAWLQIFENFGANFADWSTHQEAEANLWQKQLHIFEVPFYYIEYGMAQLGAIAVWKNYKENPEKGLRQYLDALKLGYTKTIKDIYETAGIRFDFSAGYVKELAGFVKAEMDKL; this is translated from the coding sequence ATGATATATAAGAAATCAAGAAAATACATTCCGGAAAACCTGGACATTAAATGGGAAAACCTGGAACATCTTTTTAAAGAATTGACCGCCCGCCCTATCAATTCAGTTGAGGAACTGGAGCATTGGTTACAGGACCGGAGCGAACTGGAAGCTGCCATTGAAGAGGATTTTGCCTGGCGCTACATCCGCATGACCTGCGATACGGCCAACGAGGAATTACTACAAAAATTTCAATACTTCGCCACCGAAATAGAGCCTAAAATTGCGCCATACAGCAACGAATTAAATAAAAAGCTGGTTGGCAGTGATTATGCCGATCAACTGGACAAAGAAAAATACTTCATTTACCTGCGTGGCGTAAAAAAGGCATTGGAATTGTTCAGGGAAGAAAATATCCCGATTTTTACCGAGATACAGGTTGAGCAGCAAAAATATCAGTCGATAACAGGTTCGATGTCGGTGCATATCGACGACAAGGAATTTACGCTGGAGCAGGCGGCGGTAAGTATGAAAGATACCGACCGCGGCAAAAGACAAGAGGCATGGGAAAAAATAACGGCGCGCCGCTTACAGGATAAGGATCAGTTGAACAGCCTATTTAATCATTTGCGGGCTTTAAGACACAAAGTAGCTTTAAATGCCGGTTTCGAAAATTTCAGGGACTACATGTTCCAGGCTTTGGGCAGGTTTGATTATACACCGCAGGATTGTTACGCGTTTCATGAGGCTATTCAGAAAGAGATCGTTCCCATACTGCACGAACAGGCAGAAAAACGCAAAACCGCGTTGGGCCTGGATAAACTTGAGCCCTGGGACCTGGACGTAGATATATCCGGCAAGGCAGCATTGAAGCCCTTTAAAGATGGGAATGACCTGGTCGAAAAATCCATTCAGTGTTTCAGTAACATCAACCGGTACCTGGGCGAAAGGCTGGAGATAATGAAGGACAACCAGTTGTTTGATGTAGAGAGTCGCAAAGGCAAAGCGCCGGGAGGTTACAACTACCCGCTTGCCGAAACTGGCGCTCCTTTCATCTTTATGAATTCGGCAAATACTTTCCGCGACCTGACCACGATGGTGCACGAGGGAGGCCATGCGGTACATACCTTCCTTACTGCCGACCTGGAACTGAACGATTTTAAACATTGCCCGTCGGAAGTAGCAGAGCTGGCTTCCATGTCGATGGAACTGATATCGATGGATAACTGGAACGTTTATTTCGATAATGAAGAAGAATTGAAACGTGCTAAACGGGACCAACTGTTTGATGTACTAAAAACCTTACCCTGGGTTGCCGTGGTTGACCAATACCAGCATTGGATATATACCAACCCCGATCATACCGACGAAGAACGAACTGAAGCCTGGCTACAGATATTTGAGAATTTCGGAGCAAACTTTGCCGACTGGAGCACACACCAGGAAGCGGAGGCTAACTTGTGGCAAAAACAGTTGCATATTTTTGAAGTGCCGTTTTATTATATCGAATATGGCATGGCGCAGCTTGGCGCAATAGCTGTTTGGAAAAACTACAAGGAAAACCCCGAAAAAGGGTTGCGGCAATATCTGGACGCTTTAAAGCTCGGCTATACAAAAACCATTAAGGATATTTATGAAACGGCCGGCATCCGGTTTGATTTCAGCGCGGGGTATGTGAAGGAGTTGGCCGGGTTTGTGAAGGCTGAGATGGATAAGTTATAA
- a CDS encoding Crp/Fnr family transcriptional regulator, giving the protein MDTSKALTIFREHLKRYIDFNEAEWILFSQHLTFSALKKKHYFAEYGKVCDRVGFIVSGAVRYFHMKDGQDITGYFSFENEFVSSYKSYLTGQPGYVYVQALEDTKLITFTRRDMDQMLANPMLAYKMERFGRLVAEQYLCCYEDRMVSFITQTPEERYLNLLNTGREILQRMPQHYIANFLGITPVSLSRIRRRVLAAVK; this is encoded by the coding sequence ATGGACACATCCAAAGCGCTTACTATTTTTAGGGAGCATCTTAAACGGTATATCGATTTTAACGAGGCCGAATGGATCCTGTTCAGCCAGCACCTTACCTTCAGCGCCTTAAAAAAGAAGCATTACTTTGCTGAATATGGAAAGGTTTGCGACAGGGTGGGCTTTATTGTAAGCGGCGCCGTACGCTACTTTCATATGAAGGATGGGCAGGATATTACCGGCTACTTCAGCTTCGAAAACGAGTTTGTAAGTTCCTACAAAAGCTACCTCACCGGTCAGCCCGGCTACGTTTATGTACAAGCGCTGGAAGACACCAAACTCATTACCTTCACCCGCAGGGATATGGACCAGATGCTGGCAAACCCTATGCTGGCCTACAAAATGGAACGCTTTGGCCGACTTGTAGCCGAACAATACCTTTGTTGTTACGAGGACCGCATGGTTTCGTTCATTACTCAAACACCCGAAGAACGTTACCTTAACCTTTTAAATACAGGTCGCGAAATACTGCAACGCATGCCGCAGCACTACATAGCCAACTTTCTGGGGATTACCCCTGTTTCGCTTTCGCGGATAAGGAGACGGGTGCTTGCAGCGGTGAAATAA
- a CDS encoding DUF5683 domain-containing protein, which yields MTKKLFLSACLCLSLFIAHAQHIDTAKTADSVYVPLKYCDIHKRSPVLACLLSVYIPGLGQVYNKQGLKAGIVFGTFALSFGAAEIYHSSHTINPYNTAHRPNDAVTAALLLPMAAAYIYAVIDAPVTANWLNKTYHLAKKKRSLAAFNLQPGIINSSPDHFTVGLNLVLR from the coding sequence ATGACAAAAAAACTTTTCTTATCCGCCTGTTTGTGCCTATCGTTATTTATCGCTCATGCACAACACATTGATACCGCTAAAACCGCCGACTCTGTATACGTGCCACTCAAATATTGTGATATTCACAAACGCAGCCCAGTACTGGCTTGCCTGTTATCCGTTTACATTCCGGGCCTGGGGCAGGTTTATAATAAACAGGGGCTGAAGGCGGGCATTGTGTTTGGCACTTTTGCTTTGTCATTTGGCGCCGCAGAGATATATCACAGCAGCCATACCATCAACCCATATAATACTGCTCATCGGCCGAATGATGCGGTTACTGCCGCATTGCTGCTCCCAATGGCCGCAGCCTATATCTATGCGGTTATCGACGCACCGGTAACAGCAAACTGGCTGAACAAAACTTATCACCTGGCCAAAAAGAAACGCAGCCTTGCCGCCTTCAACCTACAGCCGGGCATCATTAATTCATCGCCCGATCATTTTACAGTCGGTTTGAACCTTGTATTAAGGTGA
- a CDS encoding VOC family protein, with amino-acid sequence MEQYAIPANTRIGHVHLKVSDLQRSMDFYCGLLGFELMVMYGTQAAFISAGGYHHHIGLNTWHSKGQPPAPATAPGLFHTAILYPDRKDLAVALQRLLDAKYPITGASDHGVSEAIYLDDPDGNGVELYWDRPKEQWPLDDKGNLTMFTQRLDMHGLLALAK; translated from the coding sequence ATGGAACAATACGCCATCCCCGCCAATACCCGCATAGGCCATGTGCACCTGAAAGTAAGCGACCTGCAACGATCAATGGATTTTTACTGCGGACTGCTGGGTTTTGAATTGATGGTAATGTATGGCACCCAGGCCGCATTTATTTCGGCAGGCGGGTATCACCATCATATCGGCCTAAACACCTGGCACAGCAAAGGGCAACCGCCCGCGCCTGCAACTGCCCCTGGTTTGTTCCACACCGCTATATTATATCCCGATAGGAAAGACCTTGCTGTAGCACTGCAAAGGTTGCTTGATGCCAAATACCCCATAACCGGCGCATCCGACCATGGCGTGTCAGAAGCTATTTATTTGGACGACCCCGACGGCAATGGTGTCGAACTGTATTGGGACAGGCCCAAAGAGCAATGGCCCTTAGATGATAAAGGCAACCTGACCATGTTTACCCAACGCCTGGATATGCATGGGTTATTAGCCTTAGCAAAATAA
- a CDS encoding UbiA-like polyprenyltransferase translates to MKKYFSLVLFAHTVFALPFAVIGFFLAVTTTENHFNWVKLVMMLLCMVFARNSAMAFNRYLDRDIDAINPRTKQRDIPAGRISASSALTFTIINCALLVITTFFINRLCFYLSPVALLVVLGYSATKRFTALCHLVLGLGLSLAPIGAYLVVTGSFALLPIFYSLAVLCWVSGFDIIYALQDEDFDRGQHLHSIPAWLGKANALNLSTFLHILSAAFIIAPIFFTTVSWPYYIGIAFFCSMLIYQHKLVKPNDLSRVNFAFMTTNGIASVVFAVFFLIDRFLILHGSAAFDIHIHL, encoded by the coding sequence ATGAAGAAATATTTTTCACTCGTACTGTTTGCGCATACCGTATTTGCACTGCCATTTGCGGTTATTGGCTTTTTTTTGGCGGTAACCACTACTGAGAATCATTTTAACTGGGTTAAGCTGGTGATGATGCTGCTTTGCATGGTATTTGCGCGTAACTCGGCTATGGCCTTCAACCGTTACCTCGACCGTGATATCGACGCCATAAATCCCCGCACCAAACAACGGGACATACCGGCAGGCAGGATAAGCGCTTCATCAGCCTTAACATTTACCATCATCAATTGCGCATTGCTGGTTATTACCACTTTCTTCATCAACAGGCTTTGCTTTTACCTGTCGCCTGTTGCTTTGCTGGTAGTATTGGGGTATAGCGCTACCAAACGTTTTACGGCTTTATGCCACCTAGTGCTTGGCCTGGGTTTGTCCCTCGCCCCTATTGGTGCTTACCTGGTGGTTACTGGCAGCTTTGCATTGTTGCCGATATTCTACTCGCTGGCCGTACTTTGCTGGGTGAGCGGGTTCGACATCATCTATGCTTTACAGGACGAAGATTTTGACCGGGGACAGCATCTGCACTCGATACCCGCATGGCTGGGTAAGGCGAATGCGCTTAACCTTTCCACCTTTCTGCATATTCTTTCGGCAGCATTTATTATTGCACCTATATTTTTCACTACAGTAAGCTGGCCATATTACATCGGTATAGCCTTTTTCTGCTCCATGCTCATTTATCAGCATAAACTGGTAAAGCCTAACGACCTGAGCCGGGTGAACTTTGCCTTTATGACCACCAACGGCATAGCGAGCGTGGTGTTTGCTGTTTTCTTCTTGATAGATAGATTTTTGATCCTGCATGGTTCAGCAGCTTTTGATATTCACATCCACTTGTAG
- the yihA gene encoding ribosome biogenesis GTP-binding protein YihA/YsxC, translating to MIVKSAEFICSNTQISKLPPPVKPEYAFIGRSNVGKSSLINMLTGKKGLAKTSQTPGKTQLINHFLINDNWYIVDLPGYGYARISKSKKEDWNKFIRTYLDKRESLQCVMVLIDSRLEPQKIDLEFCNWLGEKGLPFALVFTKADKQSSIKTDQNIAKFKKALLATFDEVPSYFVTSAELHTGRDEVLGFIAEINQNFVVPDFSAEFYK from the coding sequence ATGATCGTCAAATCTGCCGAATTCATTTGCAGCAATACCCAAATATCAAAACTGCCGCCGCCGGTAAAGCCGGAGTATGCTTTTATCGGCCGCTCGAATGTAGGTAAATCGTCGCTCATCAATATGCTGACAGGCAAAAAGGGACTGGCCAAAACCTCCCAAACGCCTGGCAAAACGCAGCTGATCAACCATTTTCTGATCAATGATAACTGGTATATAGTCGACTTGCCCGGTTATGGTTACGCGCGTATCTCCAAAAGTAAAAAAGAAGATTGGAACAAGTTCATCCGTACTTACCTGGATAAGCGCGAGAGCCTGCAATGCGTAATGGTGCTGATAGACAGCCGGCTTGAACCACAGAAAATAGACCTGGAGTTTTGCAACTGGCTCGGCGAAAAGGGTCTGCCGTTTGCGCTGGTGTTTACCAAAGCAGACAAACAATCCTCCATCAAAACCGACCAGAACATCGCCAAATTCAAAAAGGCGCTTTTAGCCACCTTTGACGAAGTACCATCCTATTTTGTCACTTCTGCCGAATTACACACCGGCCGCGACGAAGTGCTGGGGTTTATTGCAGAAATAAATCAGAACTTTGTGGTGCCTGATTTTAGTGCCGAATTTTATAAGTAA
- a CDS encoding NAD-dependent epimerase/dehydratase family protein, with protein sequence MHTILGAGGPVANALTRELANNKETIRLVSRKPVESKEKNISWKKADLLNYNEILEASKGSDVIYLTAGLVYDIKVWRAQWPVIMQNFINLGKETGARLIFFDNVYSYGLVNGPMLETTPYNPCSQKGEVRAKIATQLMDETRAGNINATIARGADFYGTESMNSFFDMMVLDKYAKKQSAQWIGNPGKLHNFSYIPDMGRGMYLLGQNADTDNQIWHMPTAAPLTGKQFIELAAKIYGVKAKFMSINKLMMQLYGLFDKNVKSAVEMNYQYENDYIFNSDKFEKAFSYHPETYENGIKLMSETFYQQK encoded by the coding sequence ATGCATACCATATTAGGAGCCGGAGGGCCGGTAGCGAACGCACTAACCCGCGAATTAGCAAACAACAAAGAGACCATTCGCCTGGTAAGCCGCAAACCGGTTGAATCAAAAGAGAAAAACATCAGCTGGAAAAAGGCCGATCTGCTCAATTACAACGAAATACTGGAAGCCTCGAAAGGGTCGGACGTGATATACCTTACTGCCGGCCTGGTTTATGACATCAAGGTATGGCGGGCGCAATGGCCGGTTATCATGCAAAACTTTATCAACCTGGGTAAGGAAACCGGTGCAAGGCTTATATTCTTCGACAATGTGTATAGCTATGGACTGGTTAACGGTCCAATGCTGGAAACCACTCCTTACAATCCATGCAGCCAAAAAGGTGAAGTGCGTGCAAAAATAGCGACGCAATTAATGGATGAAACCAGGGCAGGGAACATCAATGCAACCATTGCCCGCGGGGCCGATTTTTACGGAACCGAAAGTATGAACAGCTTTTTTGATATGATGGTACTGGACAAGTACGCAAAAAAACAAAGCGCCCAATGGATAGGCAACCCCGGCAAACTGCACAACTTCAGCTACATACCCGATATGGGCAGAGGCATGTATTTGCTGGGCCAAAACGCGGATACCGATAACCAGATATGGCACATGCCTACGGCTGCCCCTTTAACCGGCAAACAATTTATTGAATTAGCTGCAAAAATCTACGGCGTTAAGGCCAAATTCATGTCGATAAATAAGCTGATGATGCAGCTTTACGGCCTGTTCGACAAGAATGTAAAAAGCGCAGTAGAAATGAACTACCAATATGAGAATGATTATATTTTCAACTCGGATAAATTTGAAAAGGCATTCAGCTACCATCCCGAAACTTATGAGAATGGGATAAAATTGATGTCGGAAACGTTTTATCAACAAAAGTGA
- a CDS encoding Ig-like domain-containing protein: MKFVLHLFILISVFIFSCKKQGSDGPSVGTISFTGLHSGDTVKGTLSAQLTTSGGPSINKIEVYANDSLIATTNTAPYALKWNTFAVNNGNYKLKAVAYESNGKQVEASLDVVVSNILVTLQIDPNINSIYTNIIYIVTDSAGNVLTSVKYNGESIIPIVSPHPDPKSRCSVFEVKTDPSIQTYITGYMSIPKGGVWDLRGINTNPDKWYNETLNFTNFPSFSRMIVSTDEIGFSFQTPQQVGNISNYGFSAATKEFVQYVDANNNGHYGFFPLDITRTATTMSLKDSTFNNSIKKTLAISGATDISLSLYGRSSTNSFAYYLLDMAYSQNSDMTYFYPDGAFLKDYDCLVSYNQNGWNYFSTFNSLPPDAIPPFGTTATINSSDISSFSFTPQGSLDYYYANFSDVTDNVFAIIFSPSAFTSFQFPQILKLTNIPNVPLSNFKPFNFRMFKTPGFNESKLPYYNPGGFPDLILPSQTATKNL, translated from the coding sequence ATGAAATTTGTTCTACACTTATTTATTTTAATCTCCGTTTTCATTTTCTCATGTAAAAAACAAGGCTCTGACGGACCTTCTGTTGGGACGATCAGTTTTACAGGACTTCATAGCGGCGACACTGTTAAAGGGACTTTGTCTGCCCAATTAACAACATCCGGCGGCCCATCGATAAATAAAATAGAAGTTTATGCCAACGATTCGCTGATCGCTACAACCAACACAGCGCCATACGCCTTGAAATGGAACACATTTGCGGTGAACAATGGGAATTATAAGCTGAAAGCTGTTGCTTACGAAAGCAATGGTAAACAAGTAGAGGCCAGTTTGGATGTAGTAGTGAGTAATATCCTGGTTACCCTCCAGATAGATCCAAACATCAACAGTATATATACCAACATAATTTATATTGTCACTGACTCGGCTGGCAATGTGCTGACCTCGGTTAAATATAATGGCGAGAGTATTATTCCCATTGTGTCACCGCATCCCGACCCGAAAAGCCGCTGCAGCGTTTTCGAGGTAAAAACCGACCCGTCAATTCAAACTTATATTACCGGTTATATGAGCATCCCTAAAGGTGGGGTTTGGGACCTTAGAGGTATCAACACGAATCCGGACAAGTGGTATAATGAGACCTTAAATTTTACAAATTTTCCTTCATTTTCCAGGATGATCGTCAGCACCGACGAAATAGGCTTCAGTTTTCAAACACCCCAGCAGGTGGGTAACATATCCAATTACGGTTTCTCGGCAGCAACAAAAGAATTCGTGCAGTATGTAGACGCCAACAATAACGGTCACTATGGATTTTTCCCCCTCGATATTACCAGGACTGCCACGACGATGAGTTTAAAGGATAGCACCTTTAATAATTCGATCAAAAAAACGCTGGCGATAAGTGGAGCTACAGACATCAGCTTAAGCTTATATGGCCGAAGCAGCACAAACTCGTTCGCCTACTATCTCCTGGATATGGCCTATTCTCAAAATTCAGATATGACCTATTTTTATCCCGATGGTGCTTTTCTGAAGGATTACGATTGTCTTGTTTCTTATAATCAAAATGGCTGGAATTACTTTTCGACTTTTAACAGTCTGCCACCGGACGCCATACCACCTTTTGGCACCACTGCAACAATAAACAGCAGTGACATAAGTTCTTTTAGCTTCACGCCACAGGGATCCCTTGATTATTATTACGCCAATTTTTCGGATGTAACTGATAACGTTTTTGCTATTATCTTCTCTCCTTCAGCCTTTACGTCGTTCCAGTTTCCGCAAATACTGAAACTGACCAATATTCCTAACGTCCCTTTAAGTAATTTCAAACCCTTTAATTTCAGAATGTTCAAAACACCGGGATTCAACGAAAGTAAATTGCCCTATTATAACCCCGGTGGATTCCCAGACTTGATATTGCCATCACAAACGGCAACAAAAAACCTTTGA